From Streptomyces sp. 6-11-2, one genomic window encodes:
- a CDS encoding ABC transporter substrate-binding protein translates to MDRRRFLRYASALGAASALTASISACSGPASTGSNTGASSGGGADTIETGISYPLSTGFDPMIASGATPIAANLHVFEGLVDLDPATLQARPGLATALPIKVNATTYRATLREGATFHDGSDVTSEDVVHSFERILDEKNASLMAQFLPFLDSVEAVDARTVEFKLKYPFALFPGRVSVAKIVPKKLVEADQKGFDALPVGSGPYRMVSATREDKIVFEAYDKYNGSHPAKAKKMVWRLVSDPAARVSAMESGRVQAIEDVPYLDVDRLARKAKVESVQSFGLLFLMFNCKQKPFDDKRVRQALHYALDTDKLITTAMAGNGSAARSYLQPTHPDFQQAATVYGHDPARARKLLGEAGVKNLKVTLLTTDTGWVKDVAPLVKESWDAIGVKTTLSIGQSSAQYAKVDAGSYTVLLAPGDPSVFGNDVDLLMRWYYSGLWPESRYGWGGTAAYKRVNSLLDKAAQATDEATRKDLWGQAVDLVADEAALYPVLHRKLPTAWNDKALKGFEPLPTTGLSLLDVSRA, encoded by the coding sequence ATGGATCGTCGCAGATTCCTGCGCTACGCGAGCGCCCTCGGGGCCGCCTCGGCCCTGACCGCCTCGATCTCCGCGTGCAGCGGCCCGGCCTCGACCGGCTCGAACACCGGCGCGAGCAGCGGAGGAGGCGCGGACACCATCGAGACGGGTATCTCCTACCCGCTCTCGACCGGCTTCGACCCGATGATCGCCTCGGGCGCCACCCCGATCGCGGCCAACCTGCACGTCTTCGAGGGCCTGGTCGATCTGGACCCGGCCACGCTCCAGGCCCGGCCCGGTCTGGCCACCGCGCTGCCCATCAAGGTGAACGCCACCACCTACCGCGCCACCCTGCGCGAGGGCGCCACCTTCCACGACGGCTCCGACGTCACCTCCGAGGACGTCGTCCACAGCTTCGAGCGGATCCTCGACGAGAAGAACGCCTCCCTGATGGCGCAGTTCCTGCCGTTCCTCGACTCGGTCGAGGCGGTCGACGCCAGGACGGTCGAGTTCAAGCTGAAGTACCCCTTCGCGCTGTTCCCCGGCCGCGTCTCGGTCGCCAAGATCGTTCCGAAGAAGCTGGTGGAGGCGGACCAGAAGGGCTTCGACGCCCTGCCCGTGGGTTCGGGCCCCTACCGGATGGTCTCGGCGACCCGCGAGGACAAGATCGTCTTCGAGGCGTACGACAAGTACAACGGCAGCCACCCGGCCAAGGCCAAGAAGATGGTCTGGCGCCTGGTCTCCGACCCCGCCGCCCGGGTCAGCGCCATGGAGTCGGGCCGGGTGCAGGCCATCGAGGACGTGCCCTACCTGGACGTGGACCGCCTCGCCAGGAAGGCGAAGGTCGAGTCCGTGCAGTCCTTCGGCCTGCTCTTCCTGATGTTCAACTGCAAGCAGAAGCCCTTCGACGACAAGCGGGTGCGCCAGGCGCTCCACTACGCGCTGGACACCGACAAGCTCATCACCACGGCCATGGCCGGCAACGGCTCGGCCGCCCGCAGCTACCTCCAGCCCACCCACCCCGACTTCCAGCAGGCCGCCACGGTCTACGGGCACGACCCGGCCAGGGCCAGGAAGCTGCTCGGCGAGGCCGGCGTCAAGAACCTCAAGGTCACCCTGCTCACCACCGACACCGGCTGGGTCAAGGACGTGGCCCCGCTGGTCAAGGAGAGCTGGGACGCCATCGGCGTGAAGACCACGCTGAGCATCGGCCAGTCCTCCGCCCAGTACGCCAAGGTGGACGCCGGCTCCTACACGGTCCTCCTCGCCCCCGGCGACCCGTCCGTCTTCGGCAACGACGTCGACCTGCTGATGCGCTGGTACTACTCCGGGCTGTGGCCCGAGAGCCGCTACGGCTGGGGCGGGACCGCCGCGTACAAGAGGGTCAACTCCCTGCTGGACAAGGCCGCCCAGGCCACCGACGAGGCCACGCGCAAGGACCTGTGGGGCCAGGCCGTCGACCTGGTCGCGGACGAGGCCGCCCTCTACCCCGTCCTGCACCGCAAGCTGCCCACGGCCTGGAACGACAAGGCGCTGAAGGGCTTCGAGCCGCTGCCGACCACGGGCCTGTCCCTCCTGGACGTCAGCCGCGCCTGA
- a CDS encoding ABC transporter permease, with protein MVTFLRLALRRLAIMPVMILGITLLVFVVLQFSPVDPAYNALGDGASAAARAAFAEANGLNDPLPVRYVRFLGQLLSGDLGSTVPPSQPVLDRISVALPLTIQLTALGLVIAIVLALVLGVTGAVFRDRWPDQLTRVLSIAGVAVPSFWLGVLLIQQFALNSPVFPTGGYVNPADSFSGWLRSMALPAFALAVPVAASLARLVRTSMVAELDRDYVRTATGNGLPRHVVVRGVLRNALITPLTVLGVRVGYLLSGAVVIETIFDLPGMGKLILEGVTGGDVALVQGTVLTIAVAFLVVNVVVDLLYLLVNPRIRTV; from the coding sequence ATGGTCACATTCCTCCGGCTCGCGCTGCGCCGTCTGGCGATCATGCCGGTGATGATCCTCGGCATCACGCTGCTCGTCTTCGTGGTGCTTCAGTTCTCACCCGTCGACCCCGCCTACAACGCCCTGGGCGACGGCGCCTCGGCCGCGGCCCGTGCCGCCTTCGCCGAGGCCAACGGCCTCAACGACCCACTGCCGGTGCGCTACGTCCGCTTCCTCGGCCAGCTGCTCAGCGGCGACCTCGGCTCCACCGTGCCGCCCAGCCAGCCGGTGCTCGACCGGATCTCCGTCGCGCTGCCCCTCACCATCCAGCTCACCGCCCTGGGCCTGGTGATCGCGATCGTCCTCGCCCTCGTGCTCGGCGTGACGGGCGCGGTCTTCCGGGACCGCTGGCCCGACCAGCTCACCCGTGTGCTGTCGATCGCGGGCGTCGCGGTCCCGTCGTTCTGGCTCGGGGTGCTGCTCATCCAGCAGTTCGCCCTGAACAGCCCGGTGTTCCCCACCGGCGGCTACGTCAACCCGGCCGACTCCTTCAGCGGCTGGCTCAGGTCCATGGCCCTGCCGGCCTTCGCCCTCGCCGTCCCCGTGGCGGCCTCGCTGGCCCGTCTGGTGCGGACCTCCATGGTGGCCGAGCTGGACCGCGACTACGTACGCACCGCCACCGGCAACGGACTGCCCCGCCACGTCGTCGTCCGGGGCGTGCTCCGCAACGCGCTCATCACTCCGCTGACCGTGCTCGGCGTACGGGTGGGCTACCTGCTCAGCGGCGCGGTCGTGATCGAGACGATCTTCGACCTGCCCGGCATGGGCAAGCTGATCCTCGAGGGGGTCACCGGAGGCGACGTCGCCCTCGTCCAGGGCACCGTGCTCACCATCGCCGTCGCCTTCCTGGTCGTCAACGTCGTCGTCGACCTGCTGTACCTGCTGGTCAACCCGCGTATCAGGACGGTGTGA